A portion of the Microlunatus phosphovorus NM-1 genome contains these proteins:
- a CDS encoding acyl carrier protein, whose amino-acid sequence MTETHTGIAVTDRVRARVADLLGGRDLDPADDATPLADLDPDRYDSLGVLDCVAAVEDEFDISIDLVDDDLRVTFRSVSSISELVRRRLADAEALGWT is encoded by the coding sequence ATGACTGAGACCCACACTGGCATCGCGGTGACCGACCGCGTACGTGCGCGGGTCGCCGACCTGCTCGGTGGCCGCGACCTCGACCCGGCCGACGATGCCACCCCGCTGGCCGACCTCGATCCTGACCGCTACGACAGCCTCGGCGTGCTGGACTGCGTTGCCGCTGTCGAGGACGAGTTCGACATCTCCATCGACCTGGTCGACGACGATTTGCGGGTCACCTTCCGCAGCGTGTCCTCGATCAGCGAGCTGGTCCGTCGTCGGCTCGCCGACGCCGAAGCCCTCGGATGGACCTGA
- a CDS encoding AMP-binding protein, protein MDSRIHAFATSGTTGTPVVWHRTADQIGAEAALLAALCGASEAGVDGVVSFAPPRHLYGHLMGIAMPTTLNVPCRLVSLTAPLRWAFDALHRPLVAALPAAIATLQHNLGVLRGLDELVLVHGSAVLPPAARTLLDDLGGRARLVDLFGSTETGLVGYRRSEDAPWTPAPDVTLTAEPGSGRLIVHSPRIAARPGGPDRTSAVLEDVVSFAPDGTFRWLGRSSRLLKVNGRRLYLDQVEAALRCQVPGAIARCQPAADPRRGEWFDVHVSAAGPADLADIERACRTLPAWQRPRTVRAA, encoded by the coding sequence ATGGACAGCCGGATCCACGCTTTCGCCACCTCCGGCACCACCGGGACGCCGGTGGTCTGGCACCGCACCGCCGACCAGATCGGCGCCGAGGCCGCCCTGCTCGCCGCCCTCTGCGGGGCATCGGAGGCCGGCGTCGACGGCGTGGTCAGCTTCGCGCCGCCGCGACATCTGTACGGGCACCTGATGGGCATCGCCATGCCGACGACTCTGAACGTGCCCTGCCGACTGGTCTCGTTGACCGCGCCGCTGCGGTGGGCCTTCGACGCGCTGCACCGCCCGCTCGTGGCGGCCTTGCCCGCCGCGATCGCCACCCTGCAGCACAACCTCGGCGTGCTCCGCGGCCTGGACGAGCTCGTTCTCGTCCACGGCTCAGCGGTGCTGCCCCCAGCTGCCAGGACGCTCCTCGACGACCTGGGCGGTCGCGCCCGGCTGGTCGACCTGTTCGGCTCCACCGAGACGGGTCTGGTGGGCTACCGCCGCAGCGAGGACGCGCCGTGGACCCCGGCCCCGGACGTGACGCTCACCGCGGAGCCGGGCAGCGGCCGGCTGATCGTGCACAGCCCCCGGATCGCAGCCAGGCCCGGCGGGCCGGACCGGACCTCGGCGGTGCTCGAGGACGTGGTCAGCTTCGCGCCGGACGGCACCTTCCGCTGGTTGGGTCGGTCCAGCCGGCTGCTCAAGGTCAACGGGCGTCGACTCTATCTCGACCAGGTGGAGGCTGCCCTCCGCTGCCAGGTGCCCGGGGCCATCGCTCGTTGCCAGCCTGCCGCGGACCCGCGGCGCGGCGAGTGGTTCGACGTCCACGTCTCCGCCGCCGGCCCGGCCGACCTGGCCGACATCGAGCGAGCCTGCCGCACCCTGCCGGCCTGGCAACGACCACGAACGGTGCGAGCAGCATGA
- a CDS encoding AMP-binding protein yields the protein MSAIDSAALRAVVRRAARLPHLARAYAAIDLSGDFAFASVPEMTREDVTAAARQARRVESGRAVPAYLFTSGGSTAEPKLAWIPAGLHLPEIEAHWRPIRATDTVANLAMPGRLWSAHLFYNRLAERAGAGVIGLGHVEERELDPWLDFLAQAGTTVLVGTPGQLATVLRRCADLAHPLIEQLRAGIWFGESCGPDLLELCRAATPALELYGNYGSTETWVIGHNGPGCDPDSFHVLPHQHVEVVDSAVLVTTTHPATIGPVIRYRVGDRGAWVQCRCGRGRALRILGREGTLVKLAGTLVDPAELVRVAAGMPGVQAAQGVLRQTAAGETEALELRLVAPAGPDLSAVRQRVLDSHIDLRFGLRGSEEHALPVVVVDRLETVARTAKTPIVLRRRGDS from the coding sequence ATGAGCGCGATCGATTCGGCCGCCCTGCGGGCCGTCGTCCGCCGGGCCGCCCGGCTGCCCCACCTGGCCCGGGCGTACGCGGCCATCGACCTGAGTGGCGACTTCGCCTTTGCGTCCGTGCCGGAGATGACCCGGGAGGACGTGACGGCCGCCGCACGGCAGGCTCGGCGCGTCGAGTCGGGCCGTGCCGTGCCCGCCTACCTGTTCACCAGTGGCGGAAGCACCGCCGAGCCCAAGCTCGCCTGGATCCCCGCCGGACTGCACCTGCCTGAGATCGAGGCGCACTGGCGGCCGATCCGCGCCACCGACACCGTGGCCAACCTGGCCATGCCCGGCCGACTGTGGTCGGCCCATCTGTTCTACAACCGGCTGGCCGAGCGGGCCGGCGCCGGTGTGATCGGACTGGGACACGTGGAGGAGCGCGAGCTGGACCCCTGGCTCGACTTCCTCGCGCAGGCCGGCACCACCGTGCTGGTCGGCACGCCCGGGCAACTGGCCACCGTGCTCCGGCGCTGCGCCGACCTGGCTCATCCGCTGATCGAACAGCTGCGGGCAGGGATCTGGTTCGGCGAGAGCTGCGGTCCGGATCTGTTGGAGCTGTGCCGCGCCGCAACCCCGGCGCTGGAGCTGTACGGCAACTACGGCTCCACCGAGACCTGGGTGATCGGCCACAACGGGCCTGGTTGCGACCCCGACAGCTTCCACGTCCTGCCGCACCAGCACGTCGAGGTCGTCGATTCGGCCGTACTCGTCACCACCACCCATCCGGCCACCATCGGGCCGGTGATCCGCTATCGGGTCGGTGACCGGGGGGCCTGGGTCCAGTGCCGTTGCGGTCGCGGCAGGGCCCTGCGGATCCTCGGCCGCGAAGGGACGCTGGTCAAGTTGGCCGGCACCCTCGTCGACCCGGCCGAGCTGGTGCGGGTCGCGGCCGGCATGCCGGGAGTGCAGGCCGCCCAAGGCGTGCTGAGGCAGACCGCGGCCGGCGAGACCGAGGCGCTGGAGCTTCGGCTGGTCGCCCCAGCCGGCCCCGATCTCTCCGCGGTCCGACAGCGCGTCCTGGACAGCCACATCGATCTGCGGTTCGGTCTGCGCGGCAGCGAGGAGCACGCGCTTCCGGTGGTCGTCGTCGACCGGCTGGAGACGGTGGCCCGCACGGCCAAGACGCCCATCGTGCTGCGGCGCAGGGGGGACTCCTGA
- a CDS encoding amidase family protein, with protein sequence MMSIPAAERERFTLPLARRRLLAERGAIDADRYRRELVDYVRRFDPQVRAFADWRPADLEGSPLPYGCTVSYKDTIDVAGFPTRLGIRSGYRSYPSRSAAIASQLSARGLLCVGKAAVTECALGTERPSLNPTYPDLSASGSSTGSAVSVAAGFCDVSVGTDSGGSIRWPAVYCGATALRLTPRSDRLTGVHAVSPSLESVGLIARTPADLDWLWRTYGLGAALGAEPSLQRHRLRIGVTVPPGERLHSEVADALAAVADRLADRGHVLSHPDLGWAWRQRADAWELLSREAYDGFGALLDDTRCTPLAADTRLAVETGARTSDARYAELRRRQQQVSSRLARLLTDEFDLLAVPLEKGLPDRADRQYASVVPTEQPDAVDLSLTILASHARLPVLALPVVLSTDGAPIGLQLLARPGAEDLLISAAKLVSALCQPYHLQEAS encoded by the coding sequence ATGATGAGCATCCCGGCCGCGGAACGGGAAAGGTTCACCCTTCCGTTGGCCCGCCGCCGACTGCTGGCGGAGCGAGGCGCTATCGACGCCGACCGCTATCGCCGCGAACTGGTCGACTACGTCCGGCGGTTCGACCCGCAGGTCCGGGCCTTCGCCGACTGGCGTCCGGCCGACCTCGAAGGCAGCCCCCTGCCGTACGGCTGCACGGTCAGCTACAAGGACACCATCGACGTCGCCGGGTTCCCGACCCGGCTCGGCATCCGCAGCGGCTACCGCAGCTATCCGAGCCGAAGCGCGGCGATCGCCAGCCAGCTGTCGGCCCGCGGGCTGCTCTGCGTCGGCAAGGCGGCCGTCACCGAGTGTGCCCTGGGCACCGAGCGCCCGAGCCTCAACCCCACCTATCCCGATCTCTCCGCCTCCGGTTCGAGCACCGGGTCGGCGGTGTCGGTGGCGGCAGGCTTCTGCGACGTCTCCGTCGGCACCGACTCGGGTGGCTCGATCCGCTGGCCGGCCGTCTACTGCGGGGCGACGGCACTGCGGCTGACACCGCGGTCAGACCGGCTGACCGGCGTGCACGCGGTCTCGCCCAGCCTCGAGTCCGTCGGGTTGATCGCCCGCACCCCGGCCGACCTGGACTGGCTGTGGCGGACGTACGGACTGGGTGCTGCGTTGGGCGCCGAGCCCAGCCTGCAACGGCACCGGCTGCGGATCGGAGTCACCGTGCCGCCGGGTGAACGGCTGCACAGCGAGGTGGCCGATGCCCTGGCCGCGGTCGCGGACCGGCTGGCAGACCGCGGGCATGTGTTGAGTCACCCGGACCTGGGTTGGGCGTGGCGCCAACGCGCCGACGCCTGGGAACTGCTCTCCCGCGAGGCGTACGACGGGTTCGGTGCGCTGCTTGACGACACCCGGTGCACCCCGCTGGCGGCGGACACCCGACTCGCGGTCGAGACCGGCGCGCGGACCAGCGATGCGCGCTACGCAGAGCTGCGACGACGGCAGCAGCAGGTGAGCAGCCGGCTGGCGAGGCTGCTGACCGACGAGTTCGATCTGCTGGCCGTGCCGCTGGAGAAGGGGCTGCCCGACCGGGCCGACCGGCAGTACGCGTCGGTGGTGCCCACCGAGCAGCCCGACGCAGTCGACCTGAGTCTGACCATCCTGGCCAGCCACGCCCGCTTGCCCGTGCTGGCGCTGCCGGTTGTCCTGTCCACCGACGGCGCCCCCATCGGTCTGCAACTGCTGGCTCGACCAGGCGCTGAGGACCTGCTCATCTCCGCCGCCAAGCTGGTGTCGGCACTCTGCCAGCCCTATCACCTCCAGGAGGCATCATGA
- a CDS encoding SDR family NAD(P)-dependent oxidoreductase, with product MSKSPQVVVVTGGGTGIGRAIAERFATDGAAVVIVGRRSEVLAETVAALGPRSLSVSADVSRPEDVDALATTLSRRFGRVDVLVNNAGYLLPVTLADRANGAAALTEQLGVNLIGAYQVTAALNDLLTRPGGRVINISSIAAYSGGSGAGAAQGYAAAKAGLIGLTYGMARELAPQGVTVNAVAPGFVADTGFTEDFPPERVQWLVGQTLTGRAGETADVAAAVSYLASPDASWVCGQVLHVNGGTLFGR from the coding sequence ATGAGCAAGTCACCTCAGGTCGTCGTGGTCACCGGTGGCGGCACCGGCATCGGCCGGGCGATAGCCGAGCGGTTCGCCACCGACGGCGCCGCCGTCGTGATCGTCGGACGGCGTAGCGAGGTGCTGGCCGAGACAGTCGCCGCCCTCGGCCCGAGGTCGTTGTCGGTGTCGGCCGACGTCTCCCGGCCCGAGGACGTCGACGCCCTCGCCACCACCCTCAGCCGGCGCTTCGGCCGGGTCGATGTGCTGGTCAACAACGCCGGCTATCTGCTGCCGGTGACCCTGGCCGACCGGGCAAACGGTGCCGCCGCGCTGACCGAGCAGCTCGGCGTCAACCTGATCGGTGCCTACCAGGTCACCGCGGCCCTGAACGACCTGCTCACCCGACCCGGCGGCCGGGTGATCAACATCAGCTCGATCGCCGCCTACTCCGGCGGCAGCGGGGCCGGCGCTGCCCAGGGCTACGCCGCAGCCAAGGCCGGCCTGATCGGTCTGACCTACGGGATGGCTCGAGAGCTGGCCCCGCAGGGCGTGACGGTCAATGCCGTGGCACCGGGATTCGTGGCCGACACCGGCTTCACCGAGGACTTCCCGCCCGAGCGAGTGCAATGGCTGGTCGGCCAGACGCTGACCGGCCGAGCCGGCGAGACAGCCGACGTGGCCGCGGCCGTCAGCTATCTGGCCAGCCCGGACGCCTCCTGGGTCTGCGGCCAGGTCCTGCATGTGAACGGCGGCACCCTGTTCGGCCGATAG
- a CDS encoding ATP-grasp domain-containing protein, protein MNQPDHPTSPADAVVVLGVMFAGRYPRLFPAAAARRFRVLGVDGPSPFKQRVDAARRSDPTHPLAGVAELAWIPGDQHEEVIEQVLTWSRQHRIRGVLAFGEDFVEVAGLVCDLLDLPGPGLRASRVCRNKHLQRRYLARWSPQSRLIGADRDIAWDTFPAVLKPVGREASSGVQRIDDPAGLSGALTAYEPGEELLIEELVDGHEVSVESLVQQGRVIFASVTGKLTNESGSSFFVEMGHTVPDPALDEQARAAVLTANAEILTRLSFGDGIAHAEYRIRADGSVVLMELAARAPGDSILTLYQLACGTPIEPALLDIATGHPAGYPAPSRYARQVYLPHPTGVLRDVTADGLGVPVTWLAARWAWPEVPDPVDGAEPASVRMVVVGRNRGDVLVPIRQSGDRLLMYILDAATVPELEELQRRCDLAIDVRVDAEVVDNGLVDAGLVHTQLVETGAVAG, encoded by the coding sequence ATGAACCAGCCTGACCACCCCACCAGCCCGGCCGACGCGGTCGTCGTGCTCGGCGTGATGTTCGCCGGCCGGTACCCACGGCTGTTTCCCGCTGCCGCCGCCCGGCGGTTCCGCGTACTCGGCGTGGACGGGCCGTCGCCGTTCAAGCAGCGGGTCGACGCCGCCCGCCGCAGCGACCCCACCCACCCTTTGGCGGGCGTGGCAGAGCTGGCCTGGATCCCCGGCGACCAGCATGAGGAGGTGATCGAGCAGGTGCTGACCTGGTCTCGACAGCATCGCATCCGCGGCGTCCTGGCGTTCGGCGAGGACTTCGTCGAGGTGGCCGGGTTGGTCTGCGACCTGCTCGATCTGCCCGGCCCGGGTCTGCGGGCCAGCCGGGTCTGCCGCAACAAGCACCTGCAACGGCGTTACCTGGCGCGGTGGAGTCCGCAGTCCCGCCTCATCGGTGCCGACCGCGACATCGCCTGGGACACCTTCCCGGCTGTGCTCAAGCCGGTCGGGCGCGAGGCGAGCTCCGGCGTGCAGCGGATCGACGACCCAGCCGGCCTGAGCGGGGCGCTGACCGCGTACGAGCCGGGGGAGGAGCTGCTGATCGAGGAACTGGTCGACGGCCACGAGGTCTCCGTGGAGAGCCTCGTTCAGCAGGGCCGCGTGATCTTCGCCTCGGTGACCGGCAAGCTGACCAACGAGTCGGGCTCGAGCTTCTTCGTCGAGATGGGACACACCGTGCCCGATCCGGCGCTGGACGAGCAGGCGCGGGCCGCGGTGCTCACGGCCAACGCCGAGATCCTGACCCGCCTGTCCTTCGGCGACGGCATCGCTCACGCTGAATACCGGATCCGCGCCGACGGGTCGGTCGTGCTGATGGAGCTCGCCGCCCGGGCGCCCGGCGACAGCATCCTCACCCTCTATCAGCTGGCCTGTGGGACACCGATCGAGCCGGCGCTGCTGGACATCGCCACCGGACACCCGGCCGGCTATCCCGCACCCAGCCGCTATGCCCGGCAGGTCTACCTGCCGCACCCGACCGGAGTGCTGCGTGACGTGACCGCCGACGGGCTGGGCGTGCCGGTCACCTGGCTGGCTGCCCGCTGGGCCTGGCCGGAGGTGCCGGATCCGGTGGACGGAGCCGAGCCCGCGTCGGTTCGGATGGTCGTGGTCGGCCGGAACCGGGGCGATGTCCTGGTGCCGATCCGCCAGTCCGGCGACCGGCTGCTGATGTACATCCTCGACGCCGCCACGGTGCCGGAGCTGGAGGAACTGCAACGCCGCTGTGACCTGGCCATCGACGTCCGGGTCGACGCTGAGGTGGTCGACAACGGGCTGGTCGACGCTGGGTTGGTCCACACTCAGTTGGTCGAAACTGGGGCGGTGGCGGGATGA
- a CDS encoding MFS transporter, protein MSRTSAAGGARALLRERLEPLRPPGYRRVAAALMVSNFGNGMQFVASVWLILELTDHPWGVPVVLLTGALPGVLLGPLIGMAMDRFPRRLLFVITDLFAAISLAAAAALTLSGNLQIWHVYVMVFLLGLVESTSMPTGAALVREIVPVDKLLPANATSGVAIQLGQVLGAATGGLLIAVSSVGIVLVANMVSFLASAAFIFGLRDAGRSRSAPTGPRGWRSTMAWSRQGLTYLWAHPRMLPSYLMLLLLFATLYMLNTLLAPFAVDVLDVGPGGLGLIDAMFALGAVCGGLALPLLTARLNRDRLAGLGVIGLGLALAGMGLSSGLLAPMLLYAAMGVSFQAFYVFRTRVQEAVPVDLQGRVMALIITSVGIGRLIVYGTLAVSAGAVTLRATYLTGGTVLAALGLVVTVAAFRRASASTPPTEEPTTTGPTLATEASPSRTLATEGRTS, encoded by the coding sequence ATGAGCCGCACGTCCGCGGCCGGCGGCGCCCGAGCGCTGCTGCGCGAGCGGCTGGAGCCGCTGCGGCCGCCCGGTTATCGCCGCGTCGCCGCCGCGCTGATGGTGTCGAACTTCGGCAACGGGATGCAGTTCGTGGCCAGTGTGTGGCTGATCCTCGAGCTGACCGACCACCCGTGGGGCGTTCCGGTGGTCTTGTTGACCGGCGCGTTGCCCGGCGTGCTGCTCGGGCCGCTGATCGGCATGGCCATGGACCGTTTTCCGCGTCGGCTGCTGTTCGTGATCACCGACCTCTTCGCCGCGATCAGTCTGGCCGCCGCCGCAGCACTGACCCTGAGCGGCAACCTGCAGATCTGGCATGTCTATGTGATGGTGTTCCTCCTTGGTCTGGTCGAGTCGACGTCGATGCCGACCGGTGCCGCTCTGGTTCGCGAGATCGTCCCGGTGGACAAGCTGCTGCCCGCCAACGCCACCAGCGGGGTGGCCATCCAGCTGGGCCAGGTGCTCGGTGCCGCGACCGGAGGACTGCTGATCGCGGTCTCCTCGGTGGGCATCGTGCTGGTCGCCAACATGGTGTCCTTCCTGGCCTCGGCCGCCTTCATCTTCGGACTCCGGGACGCCGGGCGGAGCCGCTCCGCGCCGACCGGTCCGCGCGGCTGGCGCTCCACCATGGCCTGGTCCCGCCAGGGCCTGACCTATCTGTGGGCCCACCCGCGCATGCTGCCCTCGTACCTGATGCTGCTGTTGCTATTCGCCACCTTGTACATGCTGAACACGCTGCTGGCCCCGTTCGCGGTGGACGTGCTGGATGTCGGGCCTGGCGGTCTGGGTCTGATCGACGCCATGTTCGCGCTTGGCGCGGTCTGCGGCGGGCTGGCCCTGCCGCTGCTGACCGCCCGGCTGAACCGGGATCGGTTGGCCGGTCTCGGGGTCATCGGTCTGGGGTTGGCGCTGGCGGGCATGGGGCTGTCCTCCGGGCTGCTGGCGCCGATGCTGCTGTACGCCGCCATGGGGGTCAGCTTCCAGGCCTTCTACGTGTTCCGCACCCGGGTGCAGGAGGCGGTGCCGGTCGATCTGCAGGGTCGGGTGATGGCCTTGATCATCACCAGCGTCGGCATCGGTCGGCTGATCGTGTACGGGACCTTGGCCGTGTCCGCTGGAGCGGTGACCTTGCGCGCCACCTATCTGACCGGTGGAACGGTGCTGGCCGCGCTCGGCCTGGTGGTCACCGTCGCCGCCTTCCGGCGGGCCAGCGCCTCGACCCCGCCGACCGAAGAGCCGACGACAACCGGTCCGACTCTCGCGACCGAGGCGAGCCCGTCGAGGACGCTGGCAACCGAAGGACGGACATCATGA
- a CDS encoding ATP-grasp domain-containing protein, with product MKPPAVILLGGMVATWNHRFLHAARRRGLAVLLVDGPTTGLAGLVEQRRSASSESRSSESPSSESPSSGHPLHGVTDCAEREPGEVGGVLEACLDWTDRWDVRGICSLREEFVEAAGLVTDLLGLSGPGLRASRVSRNKFLQRRYLSAWSPRSDLVVPAARVARVAAWDRFPAVVKPIGRLASSGVQLVLTPAELVEALEAYQPGEVLQFEERVVGPEFSVESLSRNGECLYVEVTEKRTTEGDSPYFVELGHTTPAVNLTESARANLLAAHAAVLNRLQFGTGIAHGEYRVTARGRVVLTEVAVRPPGDSILALHWLATGTPLEDALIGLAVGEDVVPPSHPRRYARQVYLPHQPGTLSGMAAPNGAGLGVTWFDRAAAHDPVREAGAATDPPTVRCLMALKPLGSQLGPLRESADRVSMFVIDATSPDALDQLEAQVSRDVHLEVSR from the coding sequence ATGAAGCCGCCGGCGGTGATCCTGCTGGGTGGGATGGTCGCCACCTGGAACCACCGCTTCCTGCACGCCGCCCGCCGCCGTGGCCTGGCCGTCCTGCTGGTTGACGGCCCGACCACCGGACTGGCCGGGCTGGTGGAGCAGCGCCGCTCGGCCAGCTCGGAGTCGCGCAGCTCGGAATCACCCAGTTCGGAGTCACCCAGCTCGGGGCACCCGCTGCACGGTGTCACCGACTGCGCCGAGCGGGAGCCCGGCGAGGTGGGTGGGGTGCTCGAGGCATGCCTGGACTGGACCGATCGGTGGGACGTCCGGGGGATCTGCAGTCTGCGCGAGGAGTTCGTCGAGGCGGCCGGCCTGGTGACTGATCTGCTCGGCCTGTCTGGTCCGGGTCTGCGAGCCAGCCGGGTGAGTCGCAACAAGTTCTTGCAGCGGCGCTATCTGTCGGCCTGGAGCCCCCGCTCGGACCTGGTCGTCCCGGCGGCACGCGTTGCCCGGGTGGCAGCGTGGGACCGATTCCCGGCGGTGGTCAAGCCGATCGGCCGGCTGGCCAGTTCGGGCGTCCAGCTGGTGTTGACCCCGGCTGAGCTGGTCGAGGCGCTCGAGGCGTACCAGCCGGGGGAGGTGCTGCAGTTCGAGGAGCGGGTCGTCGGGCCGGAGTTCTCCGTCGAGTCGCTCAGCCGGAACGGGGAGTGTCTCTACGTCGAGGTGACCGAGAAGCGGACCACCGAAGGCGACTCCCCGTACTTCGTGGAGCTGGGCCACACCACCCCGGCGGTCAATCTGACCGAGTCTGCACGGGCCAACCTGCTGGCCGCGCATGCCGCCGTGCTCAACCGGCTGCAGTTCGGCACCGGCATCGCCCACGGGGAATATCGGGTCACCGCTCGCGGGCGGGTCGTGTTGACCGAGGTGGCCGTCCGACCGCCCGGGGACAGCATCCTGGCCTTGCATTGGCTGGCCACCGGCACACCTCTGGAGGACGCACTGATCGGCTTGGCGGTCGGCGAGGACGTCGTGCCGCCGTCGCATCCGCGCCGCTACGCCCGCCAGGTCTATCTGCCCCACCAGCCCGGCACTCTCTCCGGAATGGCGGCCCCGAATGGTGCTGGTCTGGGGGTGACGTGGTTTGACCGGGCCGCTGCGCATGACCCCGTCCGCGAGGCTGGTGCCGCCACCGACCCGCCCACGGTTCGTTGCCTGATGGCCCTCAAGCCGCTCGGCAGCCAACTCGGACCGCTCCGCGAGTCCGCCGACCGGGTGAGCATGTTCGTCATCGATGCCACCTCACCCGATGCCCTCGATCAGCTGGAGGCCCAGGTCTCCCGCGACGTGCACCTGGAGGTGTCGCGATGA
- a CDS encoding 3-deoxy-7-phosphoheptulonate synthase produces the protein MNAPQATPILLELGDPPPASEAAVSPLWPSGPELTAAVTELRGRLALVEYADCWALRRRLAAAALGHALVMQGGDCAELFAEVSDRTTDRKRAQLAGLGRRLSEATELPSVLIGRMAGQFAKPRSCGYEPGPDGGEIPVYRGDAVNTVLATHAGRAADPRRMLTAYDCSAAVLRRLSQWAGEPVWASHEALLIEYEGSLVRRDVGTGSPYASSGHLLWAGERTRSASGPQISLLAGVDNPVAVKLGPSTTPAEVIELIEVLDPQRQPGRLTFISRMGAGRVLDRLPALVATAAAVGAHPVWLCDPMHGNTVKLADGRKIRAVSDIVAEVHGFVEAVRASGQRPAGLHLECTPDDVTECVPRREDIGVAALPRYVSGCDPRLTQEQAEQVLDAFVDALTVTTRLETVS, from the coding sequence ATGAACGCGCCGCAAGCAACCCCGATCCTGCTGGAGCTGGGCGACCCGCCGCCGGCCTCCGAAGCAGCTGTGTCGCCGCTGTGGCCGTCGGGTCCTGAGCTGACTGCGGCCGTCACCGAGCTGCGTGGCCGACTCGCGCTGGTCGAGTATGCCGACTGCTGGGCGCTGCGCCGGCGGCTTGCCGCCGCGGCCCTCGGTCATGCCCTGGTGATGCAGGGCGGGGACTGCGCCGAGCTGTTCGCCGAGGTGTCGGACCGCACCACCGATCGGAAGCGGGCCCAGCTGGCCGGGCTCGGTCGCCGCCTCTCCGAGGCCACCGAACTGCCGTCCGTGCTGATCGGGCGGATGGCCGGACAGTTCGCCAAGCCCCGCTCGTGTGGGTACGAGCCAGGTCCGGATGGCGGCGAGATCCCGGTGTACCGCGGCGATGCCGTCAACACGGTGCTGGCGACGCACGCCGGTCGAGCCGCCGATCCGCGCCGGATGCTGACCGCGTACGACTGCTCCGCGGCCGTGCTGCGGAGACTGAGCCAGTGGGCGGGCGAACCGGTGTGGGCCAGCCACGAGGCCCTGCTCATCGAGTACGAGGGGTCGCTGGTCCGCCGCGACGTGGGGACCGGGTCACCGTACGCGTCCTCCGGGCACTTGCTGTGGGCCGGGGAACGCACCAGATCCGCCTCCGGACCGCAGATCTCATTGCTGGCCGGCGTGGACAACCCGGTGGCCGTGAAGCTCGGACCGTCGACGACGCCGGCGGAGGTGATCGAGTTGATCGAGGTGCTGGACCCGCAAAGGCAACCCGGACGGCTCACCTTCATCTCACGCATGGGGGCCGGTCGGGTGCTGGACCGGCTGCCGGCGCTGGTCGCGACCGCCGCGGCAGTCGGCGCTCATCCGGTGTGGCTGTGCGACCCGATGCACGGCAACACGGTCAAGCTCGCCGACGGTCGGAAGATCCGAGCGGTCAGCGACATCGTGGCCGAGGTGCACGGGTTCGTCGAGGCCGTCCGGGCGAGTGGTCAACGCCCGGCCGGGCTTCATCTGGAGTGCACCCCGGACGACGTCACGGAGTGCGTGCCGCGGCGGGAGGACATCGGGGTGGCAGCGCTGCCCAGGTACGTGAGCGGCTGCGATCCCCGGCTGACTCAGGAGCAAGCCGAGCAGGTGCTGGACGCGTTCGTCGACGCGCTGACGGTCACGACCCGGCTCGAGACGGTGTCGTGA